Genomic window (Ctenopharyngodon idella isolate HZGC_01 chromosome 20, HZGC01, whole genome shotgun sequence):
aaaCTTAGATTTTGTTTTGCCGCAGTGCTGagagctctttttttttttgagataagctcaaatttggaacacaactttagatttatggctttgattttcttgcagtttgaGTAAAACgtgtttgaaaatatttcatataaaaccccaactaaagtttaaaaacttGTGCGTTTCGGCTGTTCGAATGGGTATAGTTTTGACAATGTCTGTATGCGAAAAACCCAACTGAAAACTATTCAGTTTTTAGAACATTGTGTAAGCGTCCCCTCAAAGTCATCCATTCACATCACCTTTCTACAAAGCAGTTCATATAAAACTTTGGCTCCAGATGTGCTAGTaattgccatttttattttcatttttcagaatTGGCACTTGCAGTTACTACAAGTACTGTACAAatgaaagcaaaacaaaaacaaatgagacTGTAGTGACTGATGGACCTGCCTCCCCACTGCAGTCTTTGAGCAGCGAGGGTGCAGAGACTGAAGTGGACAATCCAGCTGGGCAACAACAAAGCCTGAGGGCCGCACACTGAGGTGCTAGATGATGTATTTGAAGCTGAACGTGCTGTCACAGGACAGCCGCTTGCCTTTGCAGCGCCCACACAGATCCTGCCGGTGAGGTCTTTTGGGGTCCACATGTCGCGATGTTACAGGACATGTGCAGCGAGTCTTCTTACAAGTCTGAAAATGAATAGTGCAAAATGCACTGTTAGAACATCCATGAAGTATTTGTAAACCAGGggtgcccaaccctgttcctggagatcgaCCTACCTACAGAGTTCAGAGCCAACCCCAATCCAACACACTGTAATTATCAAGGGCTCCTGAAAATATTAGCttgttcatttgtgtttgattagggttggagttgacctttgcaggaaggtagatctccaggagcaggattgggcacccctgttGTATCAACACTGCTAGTTCAAGTGTCAAGACTGTTCTTCAGTAAAGTGGACAGTTGATGGGGACAAATTAAAGTTATGGGTCTTCATTTTAGCCATTTTGCGTTTTTCCTTGCACCCCCTTGGAAGTTTGCTGCAGTCCCCTAGAAAGCCTCAGGCCCTCTGGTTGAGAACTATGGCAGGACTGGCTTACCTGACAGGTTATGTCTTCAACCCGGTATGgattgaatgatttctgacatGTTCTGCAAAACTGCTTGAAAtacaccttaaaaaaaaaaaaaaaaaaaaagacagtaaagCTTGAATCAGTAATAGTTAAATGGACACTTGCAAGAATAGGAGATCATCCGTGTCCGTTTAACATTTACTACATGGTTTAATCTGCATGTATAGCCCATCTATTACCTTGTTTGTGCCTTGGACACACCACACATAAGCACTTTCCCAGCGCAGGTTGCAGTCTTTGCAGTGATAGTAGCCGTATTTCTGCTCCAAAAACTACATTAAAACAAGTTAATACACTGCTGAAAGCTTAAACTTTCCCCCCTTGTTTTTAGACGGTTTAACTTAACTTCTAAATACAACAAACATGTTTTGGCGGCAAGGATAATCAGTTTCCCCTCACCTGGAATCTCACGCGAGCCTTGGACTTGGGTTCGTTTTGTACGGTTTTCACTGGCTCATTTCTGTTCTCCTCATTTATTtccgtttgtttgttttcatttttctcGGGACTAAGCGGTTCCTTCACGCTCTCCTCACTCCCTTTGCGCTCGTCTCTCTCAGCACTTTCCACCTTCTCTGCGCGGTCCACCGTCTCAGGGGCCTCAGGCTCGGTGTccttctcttcctcctcctccctgAAGAGGGACACTAGTCTCCTGGACTCGACCGGAGAGTACACGGCTTGAGTGCGCGGGAACCGGACGCCGCCGCTGATGGGGCTCCCGGGGGTCTGGACCTCCTGCCGCCGCCGGCGAATGGCATCACGCTTCTGGGCCAGAAGCGTCCGCGGGCCAAGAGTGCACTGGATGGACGCGTCGGTCTTCGGGTTGACCTGGACCGCGATATCTTTGGTGTTGGCTTTCCTCAGACGCGGGGTGAGGTTCGGGTTGATCTGAGACAAGATGGACTTGAGCTGCGTCCTGTGGTAATTATCAAAGTAGGTCTCGCCCTCACCGTAATTGGTGAAGTAAGCTTTCTGTCTCCAGCCCTTGAACCTGGGGTATTTATAGGAATAAGGATTGTAAGAAGAGTAAAGATAGTTGTCGACTGTCTCGTTACCATAAGTAGCCATTTTTCGCTTAGCCGGTTGGCAAACACTTTGCAGCAGTTTAAGTAGAAGCACAAGGACACAGATTGGGATCAGGTGGATAATTAACACCAATTAACAGGATTTAgtgaaaacactgaaatatcGTGGAATTTCCAGGCCTAGAAAAgtcataaaaatgtatacatttttgtgagaaaatacgatttattgtatttattgttagCTGTTTTGGGAACATAGTTGGTGTTCAGTTTGTTGACCTCACCATGTTTGTTGCTTGTTTATCCAAGCAGGTCTAtaaattttgagcaaataacCTTTATTAGTCATGGACAGTTCTATATTCtagttttaaaatacatatttaattgaGTTTGAGAGATTACGCGTGTAACATAATGTGCATGTTCCCAACATATATAGCCTACATCAAAGAGCTATCCAACATTTGTAACACAAATAACTAGTTATGTTGCGAATATAGAATTTATGTAGCATGCacaattaatgaaaatgtttttaaaaaaaatacatattgtattatattttaagaagTTGTGTCCCCAAATTGTCTGAGGTGTTACATAAACAATGGATGTtgctcctttaaaaaaaaaagggacaaTTCTATTTGGACTACTTTCAGTGTGAAGGTCATTGCAGATGATGGTTGATCTGAGGGGTGCATTGTGAGACTCAAGGATTTGACATATTATTTTCATCTAAATTTTGATAAAcattttcttattaatatttccaAAATGTCCCCTGATCTTGAAAATATCATGATGGCAGCAATCATTTTAGAAAAGTCTGAATTTGTGCTAATTTGTTTGTGGTTTCACTGTCTCCCTGGTGGAAATACAGACACAAGTAGTTTGCACCAGTGCTTATAAGCACAGTATTTgactaaaattaattaaaaatgtcattaagcttccattttgctgaatatagtataataataacattttaaatacatagcactaaattgttttttttgtttttttttaaaacacacaaaaaaacttatttttacaAATTCGGCCTATCATTTGCCACTTCAGCTGAAGATTGTCCTATTACTAAATAATCAAtactgtattaatattaaataaatattagattaataTAAAGtctgtaaattaattttcataCCAGAGTCTGGCAGTGATATTGGaggaacaaaaataataatattagatGCTTGTTGTAAACATTTATTCATCTTGCAGGCATTTTCTTATATGCTGATAAACATTTCGATTACAGAGATGAATTGCATATTTGGATATTTTCAGATGGAAACATGATCACTTTTTGTCTAGAATCTTGAGTCTGACACTGACATGTTGTTGTAGCCTTTGGTATTGGTCATATCGAGCAGTGGTAATCCTGTAAAATTACACTACTTTGGaagcaataaacttaaaataaaatactgttttggAATCAGAAACAGACTGACAGTGGGTGATGTGCAATATAAGGGGTGGGATGTGAATCAGTCTTCTCATCCTCTATATCCACATAATCAAATAAGCCAATGTAATCCTTTTACTGGGATAATAGCAGGATTCATTTACAAACAGCAGCATCAATCTATATTAATGGTGGATTTGCATACATCCATGACACTCTGAAAGTGTAcattatttgaatgaatgaatgaatgaatgaatgaatgagtgatcAAATTTGCTcagtaataatgacaaaaaaatatataaaatataaaatttatatagacaaatatatatatagtatatatataatatttatatttgtgtcTAAAAATggtattattaatttttttaaactttttttaaacttttttactGAGCATGTGTGTTTGCTTTTGAATTTGGCATATATTTTATGCTAATTTCAGAAAATTCGATTGAATGGTAATATCTGGCCAGTGTGTTTAGATAAAAATCTAAAACATTGGCTTGGATATTCAACTTTAGTACTGCCGCCCACTGTATGATGTCATGATATTAGTTTCCAAGTCTTGCAATCCTTTTTGGCACATATTAGTTAGAATGCTGGGATTAGTAAGAAATTTAACAGTGAGTGATGATATGAATAAATCCTAATGTAAATACGCAGGTCGGTCCAGTGTCTATAGTGAGCCTCAAGTCAGTTGTTTTTGTGCCCTTATACAGGTGTGGGGCTTCCAACTGTATCCTGTGACTCTAGCACAATGACATTGGGATCGCTCACTGTTACCGCACCATAAGTAGAATCAAACGGTACATCTTCTTCCTTCATTCTCTTGTAGGATATGTTtgtatcatcatcatcctcctcctccatGAGGTCCTGTTTATGTAATACCTCTTTCCTATACATGCGGTAAACCAGAATGAAGATGCCAGCCTCTGCTGCCTGGAAGAGCGCGTACAGCAGAGGAAACATATACATGCCTCCCATCAGCTGTGGAGGGAACGCCAGCTTCAGGATGGCTGTGCAGAGCTGCACGTTCTGACATCCGGTTTCTAAAGACACAGTCCTCCGACTGTTGGGGGGGAGATCGAAGAGCGACGCCAGGCCGTATCCTGCCGCGTAGCCGGCCATGGGCATGAGCACGGCTACCAGGTAGACGGAGGCAGGGATGGTGGCCAGCAGCTCCGGGCCCAGCATAGTTCCAGTCATGATGAAAAGCATCAGCAGAGTGACCAGAAGAGACCAAAGAGACACCTGGAGCACAAGCACAAAGCATAGGTAAGTCTTCCAAACAGACATTATACTGTCATACAGACCTCACTGAAGTTTATACAGGCTGTTGATCCGTTTAGTGCAGCAAATCTGCAATATTTTCTAGGTGTAATGGACATATTCTcacaatatttgtattttattttattgagcTAAGGGACATATtctcacttttttatttttttattttatgggtCTAATGGACATATTctcacaaaataatttttttaatggacaatgtatttgtataatggatatttttattgcattttctgAGCATAATGGACATTCtcacaatattttttactttattctgGGTGTAATGGAATATTctcaaaatatttgtattttattatatgggTCTAATGcacatatattattttttttaatggacatactgtattttcacaatatttttattgtattttctgTGTGTAATGGACATATTctcacaatatttttattttatattcttgATCTAATAGAAAATTTCTCatgatattattgttttattttatgggTCTAATGGACATTCTTATAATactgtaattttattttcttaGTCCAATGAACATAATACTCACaatagttttctttttatggacatattgtaaatattttaaacattaaacaatcttTAAACAACTATTTTTTGAATGACCCCCCTTTTTTAAACACATTCAAATCGTGGACTCTGACCAACTACCTGAGATTCATCTCGCCATACCAAGGTTATTacagttttgcatttttaaattagtttttattttaatatcgtTTTCAAATTTGCTTTAAATTttggtttagttttagttaatttcattaatGGATTTATAacttttagtttagtttttgttttgtgaacaCATTTCTAATTGgtgtttatatatttagtttCAGTATTAGTATTAGCTTATACAACATAGTTTAACTATTGGGCAAACCtcttaataataacaaataaaataatggtttgaGATTGAACAAGAACCAAACAAATGCAacttaaaagtataaaagtaaGAATTATATAAAAAAGTGCAGTTGCACTccttttctattgtttttctatCTAAACATGCGCTTGCCAGACATGTTTGGCTGTTGCGCCCGCATTTCACTGCCCgcgtcttgtttttttttattattatagttttttcaacgcaaaaacacattctgtgtgaatagccgcttaaagggttagttcacccaaaaatgaaaattctgtcattaattactcaccctcatgtcgttccacacctgcaagaccttcgttcatcttcagaacacaaa
Coding sequences:
- the zar1 gene encoding zygote arrest protein 1, which produces MATYGNETVDNYLYSSYNPYSYKYPRFKGWRQKAYFTNYGEGETYFDNYHRTQLKSILSQINPNLTPRLRKANTKDIAVQVNPKTDASIQCTLGPRTLLAQKRDAIRRRRQEVQTPGSPISGGVRFPRTQAVYSPVESRRLVSLFREEEEEKDTEPEAPETVDRAEKVESAERDERKGSEESVKEPLSPEKNENKQTEINEENRNEPVKTVQNEPKSKARVRFQFLEQKYGYYHCKDCNLRWESAYVWCVQGTNKVYFKQFCRTCQKSFNPYRVEDITCQTCKKTRCTCPVTSRHVDPKRPHRQDLCGRCKGKRLSCDSTFSFKYII